The following coding sequences lie in one Stenotrophomonas rhizophila genomic window:
- a CDS encoding M23 family metallopeptidase, whose product MLNSDQGRARKTRFKERLHVLHDTALHRKLKQHLPAAFNQRWTRRHWMHASLFATIGALVATIVPGFSHTIESPYSVGHSTLALPLPPLSLERQKQVPGDSWQVLRVQRGQTLSNLFDEAGIPATVMHQVLDHPGAREALTKLRPGAEIAFDLPLSGDLRTIRFDRDADNRVELSLADGKIAEKVIKRESSTRRIVASGEITSSLYAAARKAGLSPSAIATMTDEIFKYDIDFSKDLQPGDRFSVVLDETWREGEKVDTSKILAATFTSGGKTYSGFRFDRNGKSEYFDVSGRPLKKSFIRMPIPFARLSSSFGARKHPVLGKMRMHKGVDYAARTGTPIMAAGDARVQFAGTQRGYGNVVILDHGRGHTTLYGHMSRFGAIKTGQRVAQGTVIGYVGSTGMATGPHLHYEFRVNGEHRNPLSVTMPPPEPLKGAELVAFRAQTAPALARIQGMEKLIYADASPAPQAAPADPQAQTQTASVAKPARRTRG is encoded by the coding sequence ATGCTCAATTCCGATCAAGGCCGCGCGCGCAAGACGCGCTTCAAGGAACGTCTCCACGTCCTCCACGACACCGCCCTGCATCGGAAGCTCAAACAGCACCTTCCTGCCGCCTTCAACCAGCGCTGGACGCGCCGGCACTGGATGCACGCCAGCCTGTTCGCCACCATCGGCGCCCTGGTGGCCACGATCGTGCCGGGCTTCTCGCACACCATTGAATCGCCCTACTCGGTGGGCCACTCCACCCTGGCCCTGCCGTTGCCGCCGCTGTCGCTGGAACGCCAGAAGCAGGTGCCGGGCGACAGCTGGCAGGTGCTGCGGGTGCAGCGTGGCCAGACCCTGAGCAACCTGTTCGACGAGGCCGGCATCCCGGCCACGGTGATGCACCAGGTGCTGGACCACCCCGGTGCGCGTGAGGCGCTGACCAAGCTGCGCCCCGGCGCGGAGATCGCCTTCGACCTGCCGCTGTCCGGTGACCTGCGCACCATCCGCTTCGACCGCGATGCCGACAACCGGGTCGAGCTGTCGCTGGCCGACGGCAAGATTGCCGAGAAGGTGATCAAGCGCGAGTCGTCCACCCGCCGCATCGTGGCCAGCGGGGAAATCACCAGTTCGCTGTATGCGGCCGCGCGCAAGGCCGGGCTGTCGCCGTCGGCGATTGCCACGATGACCGACGAGATCTTCAAGTACGACATCGACTTCTCCAAGGACCTGCAGCCGGGCGACCGCTTCAGCGTGGTGCTGGATGAGACCTGGCGCGAAGGCGAGAAGGTGGACACCAGCAAGATCCTGGCGGCCACCTTCACCTCGGGCGGCAAGACCTACAGCGGCTTCCGCTTCGATCGCAACGGCAAGTCGGAGTACTTCGACGTGAGCGGGCGGCCGCTGAAGAAGAGCTTCATCCGCATGCCGATTCCGTTCGCGCGGTTGAGCTCCAGCTTCGGCGCACGCAAGCACCCGGTGCTGGGCAAGATGCGCATGCACAAGGGCGTGGACTACGCCGCCCGCACCGGCACTCCGATCATGGCCGCCGGCGATGCCCGCGTGCAGTTCGCCGGCACCCAGCGCGGCTATGGCAACGTGGTGATCCTGGACCACGGCCGCGGCCACACCACCCTGTACGGGCACATGTCGCGCTTCGGGGCGATCAAGACCGGCCAGCGCGTGGCCCAGGGCACGGTGATCGGCTATGTGGGCTCGACCGGCATGGCGACCGGCCCGCACCTGCACTACGAATTCCGCGTCAACGGCGAGCACCGCAACCCGCTGTCGGTGACGATGCCGCCGCCGGAGCCGCTGAAGGGTGCCGAGCTGGTGGCCTTCCGCGCGCAGACCGCACCGGCGCTGGCCCGCATCCAGGGCATGGAAAAGCTGATCTACGCCGATGCCAGCCCGGCGCCGCAGGCCGCCCCGGCCGACCCCCAGGCCCAGACGCAGACCGCCAGCGTGGCCAAGCCGGCCAGGCGCACCCGCGGCTGA
- the tyrS gene encoding tyrosine--tRNA ligase, which yields MSSIEEAIALIGRGADEVLKPEELRQRLESGRPLRIKAGFDPTAPDLHLGHTVLLNKLRQFQDLGHQVIFLIGDFTGMIGDPSGKNVTRKPLSKDDVLANARTYEDQVFKVLDRDKTEVRFNSEWFGKMGAADMIRLAGQHTVARMLERDDFAKRYAAQQSIALHEFLYPLVQGYDSVALEADVELGGTDQKFNLLMGRGLQEHYGQKPQIVLTMPLLEGLDGVAKMSKSLNNYIGISEPAIDIVTKTMKIGDDLMWRWIELLSFDISQAEALSLRQQVKAGGLNPREVKLRLARELTTRFHDAAAAEQAIAGWNMAVTGQGDVTLLPLQEVVIPAEGLRIGALLTAAGLTPSNSEASRKLKERAVKVDGEVVEDAQQVFVPGFEGLVQVGKRNFARVLLVSA from the coding sequence GTGTCATCGATTGAAGAAGCCATCGCCCTGATCGGTCGCGGTGCCGACGAAGTCCTCAAGCCCGAGGAGCTTCGCCAGCGCCTGGAAAGCGGCCGCCCGCTGCGGATCAAGGCCGGTTTCGACCCCACCGCGCCGGACCTGCACCTGGGCCACACCGTGCTGCTGAACAAGCTGCGCCAGTTCCAGGACCTCGGCCACCAGGTCATCTTCCTGATCGGCGACTTCACCGGCATGATCGGCGACCCGTCGGGCAAGAACGTCACCCGCAAGCCGCTCAGCAAGGACGACGTGCTGGCCAACGCTCGGACCTATGAGGACCAGGTCTTCAAGGTGCTCGACCGAGACAAGACCGAAGTGCGCTTCAATTCGGAGTGGTTCGGCAAGATGGGCGCGGCCGACATGATCCGCCTGGCCGGCCAGCACACGGTGGCGCGCATGCTTGAGCGCGACGACTTCGCCAAGCGCTATGCCGCCCAGCAGTCCATCGCCCTGCACGAGTTCCTGTACCCGCTGGTGCAGGGCTACGACTCGGTGGCGCTGGAGGCCGACGTCGAGCTTGGCGGTACCGACCAGAAGTTCAACCTGCTGATGGGCCGTGGCCTGCAGGAGCACTACGGCCAGAAGCCGCAGATCGTGCTGACCATGCCGCTGCTGGAAGGCCTGGACGGCGTGGCCAAGATGTCCAAGTCGCTCAACAACTATATTGGGATCAGCGAACCGGCCATCGACATCGTCACCAAGACCATGAAGATCGGCGACGACCTGATGTGGCGCTGGATCGAGCTGCTCTCCTTTGATATCAGCCAGGCCGAAGCACTCAGCCTGCGCCAGCAGGTGAAGGCCGGTGGCCTGAACCCGCGTGAGGTCAAGCTGCGCCTGGCCCGCGAACTCACCACCCGGTTCCATGATGCCGCTGCGGCCGAACAGGCCATCGCCGGTTGGAACATGGCGGTGACCGGGCAGGGCGATGTGACCCTGTTGCCGCTGCAGGAAGTGGTGATCCCGGCCGAAGGCCTGCGGATCGGCGCGCTGCTCACCGCTGCCGGGCTCACCCCGAGCAACTCCGAAGCCTCCCGCAAGCTCAAAGAGCGCGCGGTGAAGGTGGATGGCGAGGTCGTGGAGGACGCCCAGCAGGTGTTCGTGCCCGGTTTCGAAGGGCTGGTGCAGGTGGGCAAGCGCAACTTTGCCCGCGTCCTGCTGGTGTCGGCCTAA